Proteins encoded by one window of Prevotella nigrescens:
- a CDS encoding M16 family metallopeptidase, whose product MLKNLSFGKIGLSLLLLLGVVGIKAQTRTYESVPNDPMKTRIYTLDNGLKVYISVNKEKPRIQTYIAVRTGSRNDPAETTGLAHYLEHIMFKGTDKFGTSNYEAERPYLKQIEKLYEEYRHMTDPAKRKVWYHKIDSVSQIAAQYNIPNEYDKLMAAIGSQGTNAYTSNDVTCYVENIPSNEIESWAKVQGDRFQNMVIRGFHTELEAVYEEYNMGLTSDGRKLFTALMAKLFPTHPYGTQTTIGRGEHLKNPSITNIMNYYHRYYVPNNIAICMSGDLNPEQTVAIIEKYFGNWKRSETLSAPQYGAQPKFTAPVDTTVVGLEAEKVYLGWRADKGNSLQCDTLNIIGELLSNGRAGLYDLDLNQTMKVQSAGAGFSDLTDYSMFMAIGTPKKGQTLKEVRDLLLAEIEKLKKGNFSDDLLPSVINNYKRSYYKSLDNNQFRAKAFVDAFINNIDWKQEVGKLDRVSKMTKAEIVSFANHFFDNGYAVIYKVQGTDTTIQKVDKPKITPIPTNNDKHSAFLQEIVNHKVEPIKPVFVDFKKDLTKSTTKKGWPILYKQNTQDDLFTLYLEIPFGEESDLLPGYAKMYIDYLGTDKMTNAQIKQELYKLACDYDIGQTDDETYFYLTGLNENLPKALALINDVIDNAKVDKEAYAAAVDLLIKSRKDKKADQRGNFRALQDYGMYGPYNSTRNMLSEQQLKSMDPQKLLDSLKKLKNYKQTVLYYGPSSIKDIDNLLAKTFKTTKKFAPLPKEKRYVLQTTPKNEILIAPYDAKNIYMVQFHNENKEWNPNDAAKIAVFNEYFGGGMNAIVFQEMREARALAYTASARYHMPSRLGDKEYFNTFIITQNDKMMDCVAQFNELLNNVPVRQANFDLAKQNLLKSLASARTTKFSILSAYMAAQKMGLDYSLSEKIYKDLPSVTLNDLINFEKTNMANKTFKYLILGNEKELDIKALEKIAPVKRVTTEEIFGY is encoded by the coding sequence ATGCTTAAAAACCTTTCTTTTGGAAAAATAGGTTTGTCTTTGCTCCTGCTACTTGGTGTTGTAGGCATAAAAGCACAGACACGTACCTACGAAAGCGTACCCAACGACCCGATGAAGACACGCATCTACACCCTCGACAACGGGTTGAAAGTCTACATCAGTGTAAATAAAGAGAAGCCACGCATTCAGACTTACATTGCTGTGCGTACGGGTAGCCGCAACGACCCTGCTGAAACAACAGGCTTGGCACACTACCTTGAACACATTATGTTTAAAGGAACGGATAAGTTTGGTACTTCCAACTACGAGGCAGAACGCCCTTATCTAAAGCAAATTGAGAAACTTTATGAAGAGTATCGCCATATGACAGACCCTGCAAAGCGCAAGGTTTGGTATCACAAGATTGACTCTGTTTCTCAAATAGCTGCACAATACAACATTCCTAACGAGTACGACAAGCTTATGGCAGCTATCGGAAGTCAGGGAACAAACGCTTATACATCTAACGATGTTACTTGTTATGTGGAGAATATACCAAGCAACGAGATTGAATCTTGGGCGAAAGTGCAAGGCGATCGCTTTCAGAATATGGTCATTCGTGGCTTCCATACAGAACTTGAAGCTGTATATGAAGAGTACAATATGGGTTTGACAAGCGATGGCAGAAAGCTATTTACCGCTTTGATGGCAAAGCTTTTCCCTACTCACCCATACGGTACACAGACCACAATCGGTAGAGGCGAGCACCTGAAAAATCCTTCTATCACGAACATTATGAACTATTACCACCGCTACTACGTGCCAAACAACATTGCAATCTGTATGTCTGGCGACCTAAATCCTGAACAAACGGTGGCAATAATAGAGAAATATTTCGGTAATTGGAAAAGAAGCGAAACACTAAGTGCACCTCAATATGGTGCTCAACCCAAGTTTACAGCCCCTGTTGATACAACAGTGGTCGGGTTGGAAGCAGAAAAGGTTTACTTGGGTTGGAGAGCCGATAAGGGAAACTCTTTGCAATGCGATACGCTGAATATCATCGGCGAATTGCTCAGCAACGGTCGTGCTGGTCTTTACGACTTAGATTTGAACCAGACAATGAAGGTTCAATCAGCAGGTGCTGGTTTCTCTGACCTTACAGATTACTCTATGTTTATGGCAATAGGTACTCCTAAGAAGGGACAAACCTTGAAAGAAGTTCGCGACTTGCTGCTTGCTGAAATAGAAAAGTTGAAGAAGGGCAATTTCTCTGACGACTTATTGCCTTCTGTTATTAACAATTACAAGCGCAGCTACTATAAGAGCCTCGACAACAACCAGTTCCGTGCCAAGGCTTTTGTAGATGCTTTTATTAACAATATTGATTGGAAACAGGAAGTAGGTAAGCTCGACCGTGTTTCAAAGATGACAAAAGCAGAAATCGTTAGCTTTGCAAATCATTTCTTTGACAATGGCTATGCAGTCATTTACAAGGTTCAAGGCACCGATACTACCATTCAAAAGGTAGACAAGCCAAAGATTACACCAATCCCAACAAACAACGATAAACATTCTGCATTCTTGCAGGAAATTGTCAATCATAAGGTAGAGCCTATCAAGCCTGTATTTGTTGATTTTAAGAAAGACCTTACCAAGTCTACAACAAAGAAGGGTTGGCCTATCCTTTATAAGCAAAATACACAGGACGACCTCTTCACACTCTACTTGGAAATTCCTTTCGGAGAAGAGAGCGATTTACTGCCAGGCTATGCTAAGATGTACATCGACTATCTTGGCACTGATAAAATGACCAATGCGCAGATTAAGCAAGAGTTGTATAAACTTGCCTGCGACTACGACATCGGTCAGACTGATGACGAGACTTACTTCTATCTGACAGGCTTAAACGAAAATCTTCCAAAGGCTTTGGCACTTATCAACGACGTGATTGATAATGCAAAGGTGGACAAGGAAGCTTATGCTGCTGCCGTAGATTTGCTGATTAAATCGCGAAAAGATAAGAAAGCTGACCAGAGAGGCAACTTTAGAGCTTTACAAGATTATGGTATGTATGGTCCATATAACTCTACACGCAATATGTTGAGCGAACAACAACTCAAGAGCATGGATCCACAGAAGTTGTTGGATTCGCTGAAGAAACTGAAGAACTACAAGCAAACAGTGCTCTACTATGGTCCTTCTTCTATAAAAGATATTGATAATCTTTTGGCTAAGACTTTCAAGACTACCAAGAAGTTTGCCCCATTGCCCAAGGAAAAGCGTTATGTTTTGCAGACAACGCCTAAGAACGAAATTCTTATCGCACCTTATGATGCCAAAAACATCTACATGGTTCAGTTCCACAACGAGAACAAAGAGTGGAATCCGAACGATGCAGCAAAGATTGCGGTCTTCAACGAGTACTTCGGAGGCGGTATGAATGCCATCGTTTTCCAAGAAATGCGCGAGGCTCGTGCATTGGCCTACACAGCAAGTGCGCGCTATCATATGCCAAGTCGTTTGGGCGATAAAGAGTACTTCAATACATTCATTATCACACAGAACGATAAGATGATGGACTGCGTTGCACAGTTCAACGAGCTTCTCAACAATGTTCCTGTGCGCCAAGCCAACTTCGATTTGGCGAAACAGAACCTCTTGAAGAGCCTTGCATCGGCTCGTACAACCAAGTTCTCTATTCTTTCAGCTTATATGGCTGCACAGAAGATGGGCTTGGATTACAGTTTGAGCGAGAAGATTTACAAAGACCTGCCAAGCGTAACGCTCAATGACCTCATCAACTTCGAGAAGACCAATATGGCAAACAAGACCTTCAAGTATCTTATTCTTGGCAACGAAAAGGAACTCGATATTAAGGCTTTGGAGAAGATTGCGCCTGTCAAGCGTGTTACAACAGAAGAAATCTTTGGTTATTAA
- a CDS encoding DUF4954 family protein translates to MAYRALTDNEIFILENNNCWAEDWSKIEVDEDGFQPKFLHRVILYGDIRLGAFEKNVEVSKGFFKHSGINDATLRNVTVGNNCLIEKIGNYIHNYTIGDDCLIANVSVMETTEGATYGQGNVISVLNEAGDGNIIMFPELSSQFAALMVKHFKDKDLKNAIRRLVSEEIARLTPAVSTIGNNVKIVNSKEITNTIIHNDCEISGASRLCDCTILSSAHANVYIGTGVICENSIISEGSSISNSAKIQDCFIGETCHIANGFTASQSVFFANSYMANGEACAAFCGPFSVSHHKSTLLIGGLYSFYNAGSGTNFSNHAYKLGPLHYGTLERGCKTASGSHIVMPATIGAFSVCFGKITNHPNTKTLPFSYIIAYNDKPCIVPARNIATVGLYRDIKKWYKRDLRPQGSQKSVINFEWLSPFTANEIVRGRNTLRALKKASGATSDCYIYSGYTIKASRLNKGIQLYDIALHIYMGEMLRKAKHLGILDKPLELDSINAWSDLGGLLLPDFEEQRILEDIKSGSLETIEDVNDRFKEINSNYYRYAWDWTRFLIKSYYDSKEVTEDIEAQIVSDYNDALKTWISEIRKDAEKEYSMGDVDKEVLEDFLEKLEQENYNSIIN, encoded by the coding sequence ATGGCATACAGAGCATTAACCGACAACGAGATTTTTATTCTTGAGAACAACAACTGTTGGGCTGAAGATTGGAGCAAAATAGAAGTAGACGAAGACGGTTTTCAACCCAAATTTCTGCATCGTGTCATTTTATACGGCGATATTCGGCTCGGTGCTTTCGAGAAGAATGTTGAGGTTTCAAAAGGTTTCTTCAAGCATTCGGGCATCAACGACGCCACTTTAAGAAACGTAACCGTAGGCAACAACTGCCTGATAGAGAAGATTGGGAACTACATTCACAATTACACGATAGGCGACGATTGTCTGATTGCCAACGTTTCGGTAATGGAAACAACCGAAGGCGCAACCTACGGGCAAGGCAATGTTATATCTGTATTGAACGAAGCGGGCGACGGAAACATCATTATGTTCCCCGAACTAAGCAGCCAATTTGCTGCTCTTATGGTGAAACACTTTAAGGATAAAGACCTTAAGAATGCCATTCGCCGATTGGTTTCGGAAGAGATTGCACGCCTTACACCTGCTGTTAGCACCATAGGAAACAATGTAAAGATAGTGAACTCGAAAGAAATAACAAATACAATCATACATAACGATTGTGAGATTTCGGGGGCAAGCAGGCTTTGCGATTGTACCATTCTTAGTTCTGCGCATGCAAATGTGTATATCGGTACAGGCGTTATTTGCGAGAACTCTATCATCAGTGAAGGGTCGAGCATCAGCAACAGCGCGAAAATACAAGATTGCTTTATAGGCGAGACCTGCCATATTGCCAATGGTTTTACAGCTTCGCAAAGCGTTTTCTTTGCCAATTCATATATGGCAAACGGCGAAGCGTGTGCTGCTTTCTGCGGTCCTTTCTCCGTTTCGCATCATAAGAGTACACTTCTTATCGGTGGACTGTATTCGTTCTACAATGCTGGTTCTGGCACAAACTTCTCCAACCACGCTTACAAGTTGGGACCATTGCACTATGGAACGTTGGAAAGAGGGTGCAAGACTGCAAGCGGCAGCCACATTGTTATGCCTGCAACAATAGGTGCTTTCTCTGTTTGTTTCGGCAAAATAACCAATCACCCTAACACGAAGACACTGCCATTTTCGTATATTATCGCTTACAATGATAAGCCTTGCATCGTTCCAGCACGTAATATTGCAACCGTCGGGCTGTATCGCGACATCAAGAAATGGTATAAACGCGACTTGCGTCCACAAGGTTCGCAGAAGAGTGTCATCAATTTCGAGTGGTTATCGCCTTTCACTGCAAACGAAATAGTTCGTGGAAGAAATACGTTGAGAGCACTGAAAAAGGCAAGTGGTGCAACTTCCGACTGCTATATATATAGTGGTTACACCATAAAAGCATCGAGATTGAACAAGGGTATTCAGCTTTACGACATTGCTCTCCATATTTATATGGGAGAGATGCTGAGGAAAGCCAAGCATTTGGGCATACTCGACAAGCCATTAGAACTAGATTCGATAAACGCATGGAGCGATTTGGGTGGCTTGCTTCTGCCCGATTTTGAAGAGCAACGTATACTCGAAGATATTAAAAGTGGCAGTTTGGAGACCATTGAAGACGTGAACGACCGTTTCAAGGAAATAAACTCCAACTATTACAGATACGCTTGGGACTGGACACGCTTCCTTATTAAAAGTTATTACGATAGCAAAGAAGTTACTGAAGATATCGAAGCACAAATCGTAAGCGACTATAACGATGCATTGAAAACGTGGATTAGCGAGATTCGCAAAGATGCAGAGAAAGAATATAGTATGGGCGACGTAGACAAAGAAGTATTGGAAGATTTCCTTGAAAAGCTCGAACAGGAGAATTATAATTCGATAATAAATTAA
- the hflX gene encoding GTPase HflX, translating to MKEFVISEVKAETAILVGLITQEQDEAKTKEYLDELEFLAHTAGAVTVKRFTQRVGGPNMTSYVGKGKLAEIKEYIKTKEDEDEPIGMVIFDDELSAKQLRNIENELQVKILDRTSLILDIFAMRAQTSNAKTQVELAQYRYMLPRLQRLWTHLERQGGGSGSGGGKGSVGLRGPGETQLEMDRRIILQRMTLLKQRLVEIDKQKITQRKNRRRLIRVALVGYTNVGKSTIMNMLAKSEVFAENKLFATLDTTVRKVVLLNLPFLLADTVGFIRKLPTDLVDSFKSTLDEVREADLLLHVVDISHPDFEEQIQVVTETLKDLECAEKPSMIIFNKIDNYTWEEKEDDDLTPMTKKNVSLEELKRTWMAKLNDDCLFISAKEKENIDEFRDVLYKKVKELHVQKYPYNDFLYNTDVEEGVQ from the coding sequence ATGAAAGAATTTGTTATATCGGAAGTCAAAGCCGAAACTGCCATACTTGTAGGACTGATAACGCAAGAGCAGGACGAGGCCAAGACCAAAGAATACTTAGACGAATTGGAGTTTCTTGCCCATACTGCAGGTGCCGTTACCGTGAAACGCTTCACACAGCGTGTTGGCGGACCTAACATGACGTCGTATGTGGGTAAGGGAAAACTTGCAGAAATAAAAGAATACATCAAGACAAAGGAAGACGAAGATGAACCTATCGGTATGGTAATCTTCGACGACGAGTTGTCGGCTAAACAGTTGAGGAACATCGAAAACGAACTGCAAGTAAAGATTCTCGACAGAACTTCTCTCATTCTCGATATATTTGCCATGCGTGCACAGACTTCCAACGCCAAGACACAGGTAGAACTGGCACAATATCGCTATATGTTGCCACGCTTGCAACGCCTCTGGACGCACCTTGAACGACAGGGTGGCGGTTCGGGTTCGGGCGGTGGCAAAGGTTCGGTAGGTTTGCGCGGTCCGGGTGAAACTCAGTTGGAAATGGACCGCCGTATTATTTTGCAACGTATGACCCTACTGAAGCAACGCTTGGTAGAAATTGACAAGCAGAAAATAACGCAGCGAAAGAACCGCAGACGTCTCATTCGTGTAGCGTTGGTAGGCTATACCAACGTGGGCAAATCGACCATTATGAATATGTTAGCCAAAAGCGAAGTGTTTGCCGAAAACAAGTTGTTTGCCACATTAGATACGACAGTGCGTAAGGTAGTGCTGCTAAACCTGCCTTTCCTCTTGGCAGACACCGTAGGATTTATACGCAAATTGCCGACCGACTTGGTTGATTCGTTTAAATCAACCCTCGATGAGGTGCGCGAAGCTGACCTGTTGCTGCACGTTGTAGATATTTCTCACCCCGACTTCGAGGAGCAAATACAAGTCGTAACAGAAACTTTGAAAGATTTGGAGTGTGCCGAAAAGCCGTCAATGATAATCTTCAACAAGATAGACAACTATACTTGGGAGGAGAAAGAAGACGACGACCTGACACCAATGACCAAGAAAAACGTGTCGCTCGAAGAACTGAAACGCACGTGGATGGCAAAGCTGAACGACGATTGCTTGTTTATTTCGGCAAAAGAGAAAGAAAACATCGACGAGTTCAGAGATGTTTTATACAAGAAAGTGAAAGAACTTCACGTGCAAAAGTATCCTTACAACGACTTCTTATACAACACTGATGTAGAAGAAGGTGTACAATAG
- a CDS encoding 2-amino-4-hydroxy-6-hydroxymethyldihydropteridine diphosphokinase, with product MKITIALGSNTEQQQHIKEAIERLKTVFSDITFTQPQWTDPIGVVSDRYLNCLANFTTSLSLQQLVQQLKDIETAMGDKHENHEQGIVLIDLDVIKYGDREVKKIAWLQ from the coding sequence ATGAAGATAACAATAGCACTTGGCTCGAATACCGAGCAACAACAGCATATAAAGGAAGCCATTGAAAGACTGAAAACTGTGTTTTCGGATATAACTTTCACGCAACCGCAGTGGACCGACCCCATTGGCGTCGTATCGGACAGATACTTGAATTGCTTGGCTAACTTCACCACATCGCTTTCATTGCAACAACTCGTGCAACAGCTGAAAGACATTGAAACGGCAATGGGGGACAAGCACGAAAACCACGAACAAGGCATTGTGCTGATAGACTTAGATGTTATTAAATATGGAGATAGGGAGGTTAAGAAGATTGCCTGGCTGCAATAA
- a CDS encoding tetratricopeptide repeat protein translates to MAFLCLSILSASAQSSDPDPVQLDKAVAYFNSGKYHEALLIFQQLDKRYKLNDRFRAYIGLCYYNEWEYKSATKYLDEVIPRLAVLAPHERSVYYFADAESHFQLQEYKAAIPFYEQTLAVCYDNEKGEIYYRLGLCYMFGEEWEKARDAYVLSETFFRKHRTATDVEARLAQVVNMRKGCQAKIDEKLAADSIARAKAVEDSLRAIAASIPLDSVITEKPTDTISSKPIVTTPIVDEKKKTPVPPIDDKPEKQKKKQENVAPINLEDLYKDKVKVEE, encoded by the coding sequence TTGGCTTTTCTGTGCTTGTCGATTCTGTCGGCATCGGCACAGAGTTCCGACCCCGACCCTGTGCAATTGGACAAGGCGGTGGCTTATTTCAATTCAGGTAAATATCACGAAGCATTGCTTATTTTCCAACAGTTAGACAAGCGATACAAGCTGAACGACCGCTTTCGTGCCTATATTGGTCTGTGCTATTACAACGAATGGGAGTATAAAAGTGCAACGAAGTATCTTGACGAGGTGATACCACGCCTTGCCGTACTTGCTCCGCACGAGCGGTCGGTGTATTATTTTGCCGATGCCGAGAGCCATTTCCAGTTGCAGGAATACAAGGCAGCCATTCCTTTCTACGAGCAGACACTTGCTGTTTGCTACGACAACGAGAAAGGGGAAATATACTATCGGCTCGGCTTGTGCTATATGTTTGGCGAGGAATGGGAGAAAGCACGCGACGCTTATGTGCTTTCCGAAACGTTTTTCCGCAAGCATCGCACCGCAACCGATGTGGAAGCCCGATTGGCTCAGGTAGTAAATATGCGCAAAGGGTGCCAAGCCAAGATTGACGAAAAGTTGGCTGCCGACAGCATTGCCCGTGCAAAGGCGGTGGAAGACAGCCTGCGCGCCATTGCAGCAAGTATTCCTTTGGATTCTGTCATCACCGAAAAGCCGACAGATACCATTTCTTCAAAACCTATCGTAACAACACCGATAGTAGACGAGAAAAAGAAAACGCCAGTGCCACCGATAGACGATAAGCCTGAAAAACAAAAGAAAAAACAAGAAAACGTTGCACCTATCAACCTCGAAGATTTGTATAAAGATAAGGTGAAAGTGGAGGAATAG
- a CDS encoding transporter, whose product MKKKTNDKIIICLLLLFLPAVGVNAQEVNTFSPDCPGATTGPDIMPLWNIDWETGFSHEWNRRNGAHERTWVINTSTFRMGVTPNAELRLQIDESTTHTRENNYTGISAAAIGTKIKITDSNGALPKVSFLGTLLLPGSSRSHYLPQHVGIQTHLLFENELSNSFSLGYDIGAEWSGDTDNPNIFFGVCLNYQATNKLSFFIESYNLYNSRKQDDWAKPGRASHFNCMSEIGAAYMVSPRLQVNLYGDINLNEPSKYANVGLGMAWLLK is encoded by the coding sequence ATGAAAAAGAAAACAAACGACAAGATTATTATCTGCCTGTTGTTGCTGTTCCTCCCTGCTGTCGGAGTGAACGCACAGGAAGTCAACACTTTCTCGCCCGATTGTCCTGGGGCAACCACTGGGCCAGACATTATGCCTTTATGGAATATTGACTGGGAAACAGGTTTCTCGCACGAATGGAACCGCAGAAACGGAGCGCACGAACGCACGTGGGTTATCAACACTTCCACCTTCCGAATGGGTGTAACTCCTAATGCCGAACTTCGTCTTCAGATAGACGAGAGTACAACACATACGCGCGAAAACAACTACACAGGAATTTCAGCAGCAGCCATTGGAACCAAGATTAAGATAACTGACAGCAATGGTGCGCTGCCCAAGGTGTCATTCCTCGGAACGTTACTTCTTCCTGGCAGCAGTCGTTCCCACTATCTTCCGCAACACGTTGGCATACAGACACACTTGCTTTTTGAGAACGAACTCAGCAATTCTTTCAGTTTAGGCTACGATATTGGTGCCGAGTGGAGCGGTGATACGGACAATCCCAACATCTTCTTCGGTGTCTGTCTGAACTACCAAGCTACCAATAAACTGAGTTTCTTCATAGAGAGTTACAACCTGTATAACTCTCGAAAGCAGGACGATTGGGCAAAGCCAGGGCGTGCCAGCCACTTCAATTGTATGAGCGAAATTGGAGCTGCATATATGGTTTCGCCACGACTTCAAGTAAATTTGTATGGCGACATCAATCTTAACGAGCCATCAAAATACGCCAATGTAGGTTTGGGTATGGCATGGTTGCTGAAGTAA
- a CDS encoding transporter codes for MELISIIKKWTLPVAIATGAIVYLLFAFIPLLSPASAVFEPIFDFLLPICMFLMLYVTFCKVDFRRLIPVQWHLWIGVFQVLFVLIAVGFILFFKLQGNGLILMESVLACIICPCASAAAIVTQKLGGNIEDMTTYTFLSNFICAALIPTCFPLIEPNVNVGFAESFLVILNRVCLILVAPMVVAYFTKHWRILRPLYNWIVSVRNLGFYFWAFTLTIVTGTTVKNIVHANTTVLFLVFIALVSLLLCLMQFAVGRFIGRFFDSTIEAGQALGQKNTTFAIWITLTYLNPLSSVGPGCYILWQNIINSIELWYYDRQSKKREG; via the coding sequence GTGGAATTGATAAGTATTATAAAGAAATGGACGCTGCCAGTAGCCATTGCTACAGGTGCTATCGTTTACTTGCTGTTTGCTTTTATACCCCTACTATCTCCTGCTTCAGCAGTTTTCGAGCCGATATTCGACTTTCTGTTGCCCATTTGTATGTTTTTAATGCTCTACGTTACGTTCTGCAAGGTAGATTTCCGTAGGCTCATTCCTGTACAATGGCATCTTTGGATAGGCGTGTTTCAGGTGTTGTTTGTTCTTATAGCCGTAGGTTTTATACTCTTCTTCAAGCTGCAAGGCAACGGCTTGATACTTATGGAGTCGGTGTTGGCGTGCATTATCTGCCCTTGTGCATCTGCGGCAGCCATCGTTACACAGAAGTTGGGTGGTAACATAGAGGATATGACGACCTACACTTTCCTATCCAATTTCATCTGTGCAGCCCTCATTCCCACTTGTTTTCCACTGATAGAACCCAATGTGAACGTTGGTTTCGCCGAGTCTTTCCTCGTTATTCTCAACCGTGTTTGTCTCATTCTGGTTGCTCCGATGGTGGTAGCTTACTTCACGAAGCATTGGCGCATATTGAGACCGCTTTACAATTGGATTGTCAGTGTGCGCAATCTCGGCTTTTATTTCTGGGCTTTCACGCTCACCATCGTAACGGGAACCACCGTGAAAAATATCGTTCACGCCAATACCACCGTCCTTTTTCTTGTCTTCATTGCCCTCGTGAGCCTGCTGCTCTGCTTGATGCAGTTTGCCGTCGGCAGATTTATTGGCCGTTTTTTCGATAGCACCATCGAGGCAGGACAAGCCTTGGGACAGAAGAATACCACCTTTGCCATTTGGATAACCCTTACTTATCTTAATCCGTTGTCATCTGTAGGACCAGGCTGCTACATACTTTGGCAGAACATCATCAACAGTATTGAACTGTGGTATTACGATAGACAATCGAAGAAGCGTGAAGGCTGA
- a CDS encoding UDP-N-acetyl glucosamine 2-epimerase yields the protein MTRTDSELKICIFCGARPNFMKVAPIIRIIKKRQNEGWDGRNIAYSLVYAGSKTDPTLEDSLFDDLQIPRPDVYLGVECENLNELTGQVMSKFEQYLQQNTTHVVVVVDDLASTMAAAIVAKKQGIALAHIAAGTRSFDINMPKEINRLVIDGLSDVLFTAGLSNNSIANKEGAELSRVYMVGNILIDNIRFNRSRMGDLSLENIASVSKLQLKPKQYMVFTLNRKALMNDKANLERMLKAMLEAAGNMPIVAPLRENAAKIVRSLNAAKHANLCFVQPLGYLEFSYLLSNAAGIITDSGNVAEEATFTNVPCATLNSYTEHIETVKQGTNVLVGEDAQKLRTAVSNMVGGKWKAATIPDRWDGRSAERIVQTLVDLVK from the coding sequence ATGACAAGAACAGATAGCGAACTTAAAATCTGTATTTTCTGTGGCGCACGCCCTAATTTTATGAAGGTTGCGCCCATTATTAGAATTATCAAGAAGAGGCAAAACGAAGGCTGGGACGGCAGAAACATTGCTTACTCGTTGGTTTATGCGGGTAGCAAAACCGACCCTACATTGGAGGATAGCTTGTTCGACGACCTTCAAATTCCACGACCCGATGTATATCTCGGTGTGGAATGCGAGAACCTGAACGAACTCACGGGGCAGGTAATGTCGAAGTTTGAGCAATATTTGCAGCAGAATACCACACACGTTGTTGTGGTTGTAGACGACCTTGCATCGACTATGGCTGCGGCTATTGTGGCAAAAAAGCAGGGCATAGCCTTGGCTCACATTGCTGCAGGAACTCGCTCGTTCGATATAAATATGCCGAAAGAAATAAACCGTTTGGTTATCGATGGACTGTCGGACGTGCTTTTCACCGCAGGTCTGAGCAACAACAGCATTGCCAACAAAGAAGGCGCAGAACTTTCTCGAGTTTATATGGTTGGTAATATTCTAATTGATAATATACGCTTTAATCGCAGCAGAATGGGGGACTTATCGTTGGAGAATATAGCTTCAGTGAGTAAATTACAGTTGAAACCAAAGCAGTATATGGTATTCACACTCAACCGTAAGGCGCTGATGAACGACAAAGCCAACTTAGAACGTATGCTGAAAGCTATGTTGGAAGCCGCAGGCAATATGCCTATTGTTGCTCCGTTGCGCGAGAACGCAGCGAAAATCGTACGTTCGCTCAATGCTGCAAAGCACGCAAATCTATGCTTTGTTCAGCCTTTGGGCTACTTGGAGTTCAGCTATTTGTTGTCGAACGCAGCAGGAATTATAACCGATTCGGGCAATGTTGCCGAAGAAGCCACCTTTACCAATGTTCCGTGTGCTACGCTGAACAGCTATACCGAACACATTGAAACCGTGAAGCAAGGCACGAATGTACTTGTTGGCGAAGATGCGCAGAAACTTCGCACTGCAGTTTCCAATATGGTTGGAGGCAAGTGGAAGGCTGCAACTATCCCCGACAGATGGGACGGCCGTTCAGCCGAACGCATCGTCCAGACCCTTGTAGATTTGGTAAAATAA